The following are from one region of the [Chlorobium] sp. 445 genome:
- a CDS encoding peptidase M16 produces the protein MRPVEFSEFTLPNGLHCIVHENHTTPIVAVDLWYHVGSKNERPDRTGFAHLFEHLMFQGSRHVGKTEHFAYIQRAGGTLNGTTNEDRTNYFEILPSNQLELALWLESDRMMSLDLSAENFENQRQVVKEERRMRYDNAPYGTVYEQLHERAYFQHPYRWTTIGSMAHLDAATLEEAKEFFNTYYVPNNATLVLAGDVTADEAEALVTRYFGDIPRGKDIVRPSDFDLPLTQEVRDTIYDNVQLAGLFIAYRICDVKNPDADVLGVISRVLADGRSSRLYRNLVHTKQLAQSVSALAAPGEHPGLFSSMRLPHKELRFQSWSAKLMLNSSALSMASFQKRNCRKPRMATKWVC, from the coding sequence ATGCGCCCTGTTGAGTTTTCGGAATTTACTTTGCCAAACGGCTTACACTGCATTGTGCATGAGAATCATACCACGCCTATTGTCGCTGTTGATTTGTGGTATCATGTTGGCTCAAAAAATGAGCGGCCAGACCGCACTGGATTTGCACATCTTTTCGAGCATCTGATGTTCCAAGGCTCACGCCATGTTGGCAAGACCGAGCATTTTGCTTACATCCAACGTGCTGGCGGCACACTTAACGGTACCACCAACGAAGACCGTACGAATTACTTTGAGATTCTGCCCTCTAATCAACTCGAGCTTGCACTGTGGTTAGAATCTGACAGGATGATGAGCCTTGACCTGAGTGCAGAGAATTTCGAAAACCAGCGACAAGTGGTCAAAGAAGAACGGCGCATGCGCTACGACAATGCGCCCTATGGCACGGTCTATGAACAGCTGCATGAGCGCGCATACTTTCAGCATCCTTATCGCTGGACGACCATTGGCTCTATGGCACACTTAGATGCTGCCACACTTGAAGAGGCAAAAGAGTTTTTCAACACATACTACGTGCCCAACAATGCGACGCTTGTCTTAGCTGGTGATGTTACTGCAGATGAAGCTGAGGCACTGGTCACACGCTACTTCGGCGATATTCCACGTGGCAAAGATATTGTCCGTCCATCCGATTTTGACTTACCCTTGACGCAAGAAGTGCGCGATACGATTTACGACAATGTACAACTTGCGGGGCTTTTCATTGCCTATCGCATCTGCGATGTAAAAAATCCTGATGCTGATGTGCTTGGCGTAATTAGTCGCGTGCTTGCCGATGGGCGCAGCTCACGGCTCTATCGCAACTTGGTTCACACCAAACAGCTGGCGCAATCCGTGAGTGCCCTTGCTGCGCCCGGAGAGCATCCTGGTCTTTTTTCATCAATGCGATTGCCGCACAAGGAACTTCGCTTTCAGAGTTGGAGCGCGAAATTGATGCTGAACTCCAGCGCCTTGTCAATGGCGAGCTTTCAGAAGAGGAATTGCAGAAAGCCAAGAATGGCTACGAAATGGGTTTGTTAA